AACAACTGCCTCAAGAGTTTGAAGTAACTAAAGCAGACCAAGCCGATTTCCTTAACAAATCCATCAATTTCTTTAAAGAAAAGGAGCAATTTGATTTTGAAGAATTCAGTCAAGAAGTATTGCAAGACGAAAACATTGTAGAGAGTTTCATCAACTTTAAAACCGACTATGAGCAAGACACCCAAATGTCTATTTCCGAAGCCTTCGCTATCAATCCTACCGCTGTAAAAAAACAGCAAAGACACTTTAAAAGTGTGATAAAACTGGATAAAAACTTCCATATCTATGTACACGGCGACCGTAAAATGATAGAAACAGGGCAAGATGAAAAAGGAAAATTCTACCGCCTTTACTTTGAGGAAGAACAATAAGCCTCTTTATTTTTTGGCTATAAAAACTAATAGTTGTAAATTTGGGAACTATCAAAAAGAACAAATTATAAATCAAAAATAAAAATATTATGAAAGTTACCGTAGTAGGAGCAGGAGCTGTAGGAGCTAGCTGTGCTGAGTATATCGCAATGAAAAACTTCTGTTCAGAAGTTGTATTAGTAGACATCAAAGAAGGTTTTGCAGAGGGTAAAGCAATGGATTTGATGCAGACCGCATCACTTAATGGTTTTGATACTAAAATTACAGGCTCTACTTCTGATTATTCTAAAACAGCAGGGTCTCAAGTGGCTGTAATTACCTCTGGTATTCCTAGAAAGCCAGGTATGACGAGAGAGGAGCTTATCGGCATCAATGCAGGTATCGTTAAAGAAGTTACAGAAAACTTAATTAAGCACTCTCCTAATGTAATTATTATCGTAGTATCTAACCCTATGGATACTATGGCTTACCTTGTTCACAAAACTTCTGGTCTTCCTAAAGAGAGAATCATCGGTATGGGTGGTGCTTTGGATAGTGCTAGATTCAAATACAGATTGGCAGAAGCCCTAGAATGCCCTATCTCTGATGTAGACGGTATGGTTATCGCAGCTCACTCTGACACAGGTATGCTTCCTCTAATAAGTAAAGCAACAAGAAACGGAGTATCTGTTTCTGAATTCTTAAACGAAGAAAAACAAAACTATGTAGTAGAAGAAACTAAGGTAGGTGGTGCTACCCTTACTAAATTATTAGGAACTTCTGCTTGGTATGCACCAGGAGCGGCAGTATCTACTATTGTTCAAGCTATTGCTTGCGACCAGAAAAAAATGATTCCGTGTTCTGTAATGCTTAACGGAGAATACGGACAAAACGACATCTGCCTAGGCGTACCTGTAATTATTGGTAAAAATGGGGTTGAAAAAATCGTAGAAATATCTTTAACAGACGCTGAAAAAGAAAAATTCGTTACGGCAGCTAATGCAGTAAGAGAAGTCAATGGTGATTTAAAGTTCTAAATCTCATAGTATAAATTTTCTTAATATAAGGATTGAAGTTCTAGTAATTTCAATCCTTATATTTTTTGTAAGAGTAGGTATTTTAGCGTAATTTTGAGGCAGAATAGATTACACAATGCCTCTCCTACCCGAACATATCACTAAACTACTCTATGATACACTTGCCCATTTTTGGGGCTATCAAGAGTTTAGAGAACCACAGGAAGAAATTATCAGCTCTATCATTATGGGGCAGGATACTTTCGCTCTCTTGCCTACAGGAGGCGGAAAATCTTTGTGTTATCAGCTCCCTGCATTAGTTTTAGAAGGTACTTGCATTGTGGTTTCTCCACTTTTGGCTCTAATGAAAGACCAAGTATATCAACTAAAAAGCAAAGGTATAGAAGCCGAATATCTGAGTTCAGAATTAGACGAAGCCCAAGCAGAACAAATCTATTCACTTTGTATTGAGGGAACTACCAAAATACTATTTGTATCTCCCGAAAGGCTTACCAACAGCCTTTTTCTTCAAAAAATAGAAGAAATTAAAGTCTCTTTTTTAGCGGTGGACGAAGCCCATTGTATCTCCGAGTGGGGACAAGACTTTCGCCCAAGCTACCAAAACATCTATAAATTTAGAAAAGACCGACTGAAAGATTTGCCCGTTTTAGCCCTTACAGCTACGGCTACTCCAAAGGTATTAGAGGATATTAAGTCTAAACTCAATCTAAAAACACCACAGATATTTCAAAAGAGTTTTGAACGGACAAATATTAAAATACACACAGAAGAATGTTCCGACAAATATTCTAGAATTTTAAATTTGGTAAAAAACCACCCTTATTCGGGAATTATATACGCTTCTACGAGAAAGGAAACTCAACAACTCACCGAGTTCCTGCAACATAATGGAATTCCTAATGTTGATTTTTACCACGCTGGACTGCCACTTAAAGAAAAACACCAAAAACAGAATCAGTGGTTGCATTCTAACAATGGAGTTCTAGTGGCTACCAACGCTTTTGGAATGGGCATAGACAAAGATAATGTACGATATGTGATACACCTATCTCCACCTAGTTCGGTAGAAAACTATTACCAAGAAATCGGGAGAGGAGGTAGAGATGGCGAACCTGCCTTCGCTTATTTGTTATGGAACAAGTATGAACTTTCTAATTCTGACGAAATACTCAAACAACAAATTCCTAACAAAGAGAGTTTTAAAAAGGCTATATCTTACCTCTATTCTTTATTTCAGATAGCTGATTTTGAACTTCCTGAACAGACTTTTCAGTTTAACATTAGACAATGGCAACGGCTTACCAAAATACCTTTAGCCTCGCTTAAAAATATTTTGAGCTTCCTGCATAATCAAGAAGTCATCTATTATAACAACCTTAAATCTAAATCTAGCATAGAGTTAAACATAGAGGTGGAAGACTTTGAAAGTCTAGCTTCTCAAGATGCCTATTTTATAGAAATGTTGTTAAGACATCTATCTGGATTTTCGCATCATAAAGTTAGCTTTAGAGAAGAGCATTTAGCTCATAAAATCAACACCAACCCTACTGTACTAAAGCAACGCCTCCTAGAACTTGCCGACAAAGACTATATTAACTATATAGATGGGGCTTTAGCTAGTATTAGATTTCTTATTCCTAGAGATAATGCAAGTTTTGGTGGTAAATGGTGGCATCTTTTTCTGGAAATACAAAAAAACAAAGTTCAGAAATGGGAAGAAATGAAGTTTTTTGTTCAATCCGAAAAGTATTGCAAAATGAAAATGATATTATCTTATTTCGGAGAGAAAAAGGCTCAAAATTGTGGGCAATGCTCGGTTTGTTTGTCTCGTAAAACCTCGCTATCTTCTGCCCAAAACCCGATACTCAAAGTTTTAGCAATAAGACCTTGTACTTTAGAAGACCTCTCGGCACAGATACCACATCTATCGAGAGAAAAGCTATTAGAACAAGTGATTCTTCTGCTAGATACCGATAAAATTAAAATGCTTAACTATAAAACTTATACAATAAACTCATGACAAAACCTTTAAAAGTAGTATTCTTCGGAACACCAGATTTTGCTAAACATAACTTAGAAGCCATACATCACTCTCAACATCAAGTAGTAGGTGTAGTTACAGTAGCCGATAAAGCCAGCGGAAGAGGTCAAAAAATAACAGCTTCGCCTGTTAAAGAATATGCACTAGAGCAAGGTCTGCCCATCTATCAGCCAGAAAAACTTAGAAATCCTGACTTTCTAGAAGCAATGAAACAACTAGAAGCCGATGTTTTCGTAGTGGTGGCGTTCCGTATGATGCCGAAAGTTTTGTTTGAAATTCCTCGTTTGGGTACTTTTAACCTGCACGCTTCATTATTGCCTGATTACAGAGGTGCAGCTCCTATCAATTTCGCTATTATCAATGGAGAAACCACCACAGGTGTTACTACTTTTTTCATCAACGAAAAAATAGATGAGGGTAACATTCTCCTGCAAAAAGAACTAAGTATTGCTCCTGATGAAGACGCAGGAAGCCTACACGACAGACTTATGACCATAGGTGGCGAACTCATTGTAGAAACCCTAGACGGCTTATCTGCTAATAGTATTACAGAGCAACCTCAACCCATTGTAGCCGAACCTAAAAATGCTTTCAAAATCTTTAAAGAAGACACCAGAATCAATTGGAACGACACAGGAGTGAATCTGCATAACTTTGTACGAGGTCTATCTCCCTACCCTACTGCTTTTACCAACATCAAAATTGGAGAAGAAGAAAAATCGCTTAAAATTTACAAAGGTTACTTTCAACCATCTGAACATTCTCACCAAGCCGGAGAGATTGAAATAACCAAAAATAGTTTTAAAATCTATACTAAAGACGGTATCTATTTCCCTGAAGAACTACAACTACAAGGTAAAAAGAGAATGCCGGTAAAAGATTTCCTCAACGGTTTTAGAGATTTTGATAACATTCGACTTGTTTAACAAACCTATACAAAGCATAAAAAACTGCCCTAAAATTTTCTTTTAGGGCACTTTAGTTTTATATTTTAGCTGGTAACACTTTGGTTTTTACTTCACCAAAACCTACTCTAATATGTTCTTTTTGGGCGAAACCTCTCATCGTGATGGTATCGCCGTCCTCTATAAATTTCCTTTCGCTACCGTCTGAAAGTATTAAAGGATTTTGCCCTCTCCAAGTAAGTTCTAGCATAGAGCCAAAACTACTCGGTTCTTTACCCGAAATAGTTCCCGAAGCATACATATCTCCCACCTCTACATTACAACCATTAACGGTATGATGTGCCAACTGCTGAGCCATATTCCAATACATATACTTGAAATTAGACTGGCAAATAAGGTTCTCCGCTCCATTTTCAGGAGATAGGTAAACTTCTAAAGCAATATCAAAATTTTTATCGCCTTCAAACTTTAGGTAAGGTAACACCTCTGGTTCTTGCTTAGGAGAGGTAGTTCTAAACGGTTCTAAAGCCTCTAACGTAACCACCCAAGGCGATATGGACGAACAGAAGTTTTTCCCTAAAAACGGACCTAGCGGCACATACTCCCAACTCTGAATATCCCTAGCCGACCAGTCATTAAACAGTACCATTCCGAAAATGGAGTCCTCCGCATCTTTGGTAGAAATACTTTCGCCCATCTCTGTATTCTTATTAACTATAAAAGCCATCTCTAGCTCAAAATCTAACTGTTTAGATGCTCCAAATATCGGTTGGTTGGCGTCCGCAGGTTTCATTTGCCCTTTCGGTCTATGAAAATCCACTC
The genomic region above belongs to Riemerella anatipestifer and contains:
- the fmt gene encoding methionyl-tRNA formyltransferase → MTKPLKVVFFGTPDFAKHNLEAIHHSQHQVVGVVTVADKASGRGQKITASPVKEYALEQGLPIYQPEKLRNPDFLEAMKQLEADVFVVVAFRMMPKVLFEIPRLGTFNLHASLLPDYRGAAPINFAIINGETTTGVTTFFINEKIDEGNILLQKELSIAPDEDAGSLHDRLMTIGGELIVETLDGLSANSITEQPQPIVAEPKNAFKIFKEDTRINWNDTGVNLHNFVRGLSPYPTAFTNIKIGEEEKSLKIYKGYFQPSEHSHQAGEIEITKNSFKIYTKDGIYFPEELQLQGKKRMPVKDFLNGFRDFDNIRLV
- a CDS encoding RecQ family ATP-dependent DNA helicase, giving the protein MPLLPEHITKLLYDTLAHFWGYQEFREPQEEIISSIIMGQDTFALLPTGGGKSLCYQLPALVLEGTCIVVSPLLALMKDQVYQLKSKGIEAEYLSSELDEAQAEQIYSLCIEGTTKILFVSPERLTNSLFLQKIEEIKVSFLAVDEAHCISEWGQDFRPSYQNIYKFRKDRLKDLPVLALTATATPKVLEDIKSKLNLKTPQIFQKSFERTNIKIHTEECSDKYSRILNLVKNHPYSGIIYASTRKETQQLTEFLQHNGIPNVDFYHAGLPLKEKHQKQNQWLHSNNGVLVATNAFGMGIDKDNVRYVIHLSPPSSVENYYQEIGRGGRDGEPAFAYLLWNKYELSNSDEILKQQIPNKESFKKAISYLYSLFQIADFELPEQTFQFNIRQWQRLTKIPLASLKNILSFLHNQEVIYYNNLKSKSSIELNIEVEDFESLASQDAYFIEMLLRHLSGFSHHKVSFREEHLAHKINTNPTVLKQRLLELADKDYINYIDGALASIRFLIPRDNASFGGKWWHLFLEIQKNKVQKWEEMKFFVQSEKYCKMKMILSYFGEKKAQNCGQCSVCLSRKTSLSSAQNPILKVLAIRPCTLEDLSAQIPHLSREKLLEQVILLLDTDKIKMLNYKTYTINS
- a CDS encoding malate dehydrogenase; translation: MKVTVVGAGAVGASCAEYIAMKNFCSEVVLVDIKEGFAEGKAMDLMQTASLNGFDTKITGSTSDYSKTAGSQVAVITSGIPRKPGMTREELIGINAGIVKEVTENLIKHSPNVIIIVVSNPMDTMAYLVHKTSGLPKERIIGMGGALDSARFKYRLAEALECPISDVDGMVIAAHSDTGMLPLISKATRNGVSVSEFLNEEKQNYVVEETKVGGATLTKLLGTSAWYAPGAAVSTIVQAIACDQKKMIPCSVMLNGEYGQNDICLGVPVIIGKNGVEKIVEISLTDAEKEKFVTAANAVREVNGDLKF
- the fahA gene encoding fumarylacetoacetase, whose amino-acid sequence is MKSFVNYNEQSDFSIYNIPFGVAVFNHEYIACATRIGDLVIDLASLYDYGYFDDIEGLTENVFEGYTLNDFIELGKPVTTVVRERIQELLLEGSKLSKDEKVIEECFYDLDEVEMLMPVHIPNYTDFYSSIEHATNVGKMFRDPENALLPNWKHVPVGYHGRASSIVTSGVDFHRPKGQMKPADANQPIFGASKQLDFELEMAFIVNKNTEMGESISTKDAEDSIFGMVLFNDWSARDIQSWEYVPLGPFLGKNFCSSISPWVVTLEALEPFRTTSPKQEPEVLPYLKFEGDKNFDIALEVYLSPENGAENLICQSNFKYMYWNMAQQLAHHTVNGCNVEVGDMYASGTISGKEPSSFGSMLELTWRGQNPLILSDGSERKFIEDGDTITMRGFAQKEHIRVGFGEVKTKVLPAKI